The Halotia branconii CENA392 region TTTTACTGTTAGCAAAACGTCGAGGTTTGTTAACAAGTGTTAAGGATGTTTTGGATGAGATGCAGTTACAGGAAACTAGAATTTCTAAGCGGCTTTATGTGCAGGTTTTGACTTTAGCTGAAGAAAATGAAGGGAAGTAATGATATTAAATCGCTGGAGTCAAGCATGATGATGTTGGGTGAAGTGGTTTAAGGAT contains the following coding sequences:
- a CDS encoding DUF3368 domain-containing protein translates to MGESEAIALAEEIGASQLLIDEKAARKVAMARKLPLIGTVGILLLAKRRGLLTSVKDVLDEMQLQETRISKRLYVQVLTLAEENEGK